AAATGCCAAGGGGACCGGTGCATAGTGGGATATACAAAAACCCTGATAAATACTGCTTTAGAAGAAGGAGTGCTGCCAAAACGGAAAGTTTTTATGCATGGCAAAGAGGACATTGATAAACCTTTTGAAAGAGAACAAATTATAAATATGTTAAAAACAACACTTGAGCTTATAAAAAATAACGGTACTCTGGTTAAGCGCCCGGAAATAAATCAGATAAGAAAGAATTTAGAAAAAATGCTTTTAGGAAGAAGCATTGAAAGAATAGACAACTGGGAAAATTATGTGAATTATATGTATGAGATTGATGAAGTTGTTGCAAAAATAATTTTTAATAGCTGTAATCCTTAAAATTAAGGATTTTTTATAATTTTGGTCATTTCAAATTTTTAAAATTATTGCATAATAAATATATAATATGTTATAATGAAACTGGAATCTATTGTATTATTTTGGGTAAGTTTTTTATCTTTTTAGAAATATTTGTGGTAATAATCCTTGTTCTTATCATACAATAATAAATATTAACTTACTTAAGATAATTTTGTATAAATATATGCAAAAGACTGTTGCTGTATTTGTAAGGTGTAGTTATTGCTTTTTTTTAGATAGTTTTTTGTATTATGTTGCAAAATTAAATATATTTGCAAACAAATATGTAAACATAAGCTATAATATGTAATCATATTATGCTTAATTTTATGCAGAAAAATAATTTTTTATTATAAATATATTACAATTTACATAATATTATTTTATATTATTTTATATTTGATGTAATTTATCTCAAGGGAGGATTAATGTATGACAAAGAAAATGATAAAAGTAATTAGAAACAAAAACGGATTTAGCCTTGTAGAATTACTTATAGTGATTGCATTATTGGGAATAATTGCAGCCATTGGATTTTTGACTTTAACAGGGGTACTTAACAGCAGCCGTCAAAAAGTTGATTACCAGAATGCGGATCTTATTGAAAGAGCAATTGAGGCATATATGTTTTTGACGGAAGATGGCGAATTAAAGCACCTCACAAATAGTAGTAATGATAAAATAAATAACGGCGATGATTCAGAGAAATTGATTTTGATTTTGCAAGACAAAATTATTAATGCAAAAAACGGTGAAGAACTTGAGCCCCTGCTTGTTCCTAAAGAAGGAAAAGCGCCTTCAGCAGACAACTTTGCAACACAGTGGGAAGAGCATAAAGGCTACAAAATTGAAATTTATTCTGATAATATGACTTGTGATGTTTATCCGGTAAAGGATGTCAATGATGCAAAAATAAATATAAACTAATGCTTTTAACAGAAGTGGCGGTGGCAGCTGTAAAGGATTACTGACAGTCCAAGTACCATCATAAATGCAGCTGCAATTGCCAAAATTGTTTTAATGCCTATCTTCCTTTTAGAAGGAATGTCAATTTCGTAGCCTATTTTAAGGTCTTGAGGATTTTTAATCATCAGGAACTGTCCCTTACTGTTTAGCACTATTGCATATTCTTTTTCCTTTTCAACAACTATACCTTTCACAGGGTGTGCCTCCGTTTCTAAATACTTTTTCAAATGTGAATACACATATTAGAAACTCTTTTGAAGCTTTTTAAGATTGGAAGTTTTACCGCAGTGGTATTTAACCTTATTTCAGCCTTACATAGTAAGTATTCGGCTTATTAGCTCTTTTTTTGGGGTATATTTTTTAAAAAAATATGAAAAATAAAAAAATATATAATTAAATATATTTTAAGTGAAAAAACTGATAAAGTCAAAAAACAGTACTAATCAAGTATTTGGTGCCCATTGTACATAATTATATGTATATAGTATAATATTAAAAGATTTATTATTACAGAAGATTTGAGGGGATGGGTATGAGATATTTAGTTACAGGCGGTTCTGGTTTTTTGGGGATAAACCTTATACGGTTTTTAGTTAAAAAGGGTCATGAAGTAACTTCCCTTGACATAATGGATTTTGATTATGAGGACATGAAAGATAAAATCAGGATAGTAAAAGGCGATGTAAGAGACCGGGAAGCAGTTTTAAAGTCTTTAGAGGATGTTGATATAGTGGTGCACGGTGCAGCTGCACTGCCCCTTTATTCAAAGGAAGATATATATTCCACGGATGTTGACGGGACTGAAGTAGTTTTGTCAGAATCTTTTAATAAAGGCATAGAAAGAGTAATATATATTTCTTCCACTGCTGTTTACGGGGTTCCGGACCATCATCCATTGGTGGAAGAGGATGAATTGGTTGGAGTAGGTCCCTATGGGGAGGCAAAAATAGAGGCTGAGAAGATTTGTGAAAAATACAGAGATAAGGGTATGTGTGTTCCTGTTATCAGACCAAAATCATTTATCGGACCGGAAAGATTAGGTGTTTTTGCTCTATTGTATGACTGGGCAAGCAGCGGAAAGAATTTCCCCATGATTGGCAGTGGTAAAAACAGATATCAGCTTTTAGATGTTGAGGATTTATGTGAAGCTATTTATTTAACAGCTACTTTAGAACGTGAAAAAGTTAACGATACCTTCAATATAGGTGCTGAAGAGTTTACAACAATGAGGGAAGATTATCAGGCGGTTTTAGATAAAGCCGGATTTGGAAAAAGAATAATTGGATTTCCTGCAAAGCCTGCTATTTTAGCGTTAAGGATTTTAGAATTTTTAAAAATTTCTCCTCTATATGCATGGGTGTACGAAACTGCCGGAAAAGATTCTTTCGTTTCAATAGAAAAGGCCAAGAGGGTTTTAGGATTTAAGCCAAAGTATTCAAACAAAGATGCCCTTTTGAGAAATTACCAGTGGTACTT
The genomic region above belongs to Acetivibrio saccincola and contains:
- a CDS encoding NAD-dependent epimerase/dehydratase family protein; this translates as MRYLVTGGSGFLGINLIRFLVKKGHEVTSLDIMDFDYEDMKDKIRIVKGDVRDREAVLKSLEDVDIVVHGAAALPLYSKEDIYSTDVDGTEVVLSESFNKGIERVIYISSTAVYGVPDHHPLVEEDELVGVGPYGEAKIEAEKICEKYRDKGMCVPVIRPKSFIGPERLGVFALLYDWASSGKNFPMIGSGKNRYQLLDVEDLCEAIYLTATLEREKVNDTFNIGAEEFTTMREDYQAVLDKAGFGKRIIGFPAKPAILALRILEFLKISPLYAWVYETAGKDSFVSIEKAKRVLGFKPKYSNKDALLRNYQWYLDNLDSFKGKSGVNHRVPWKQGFLGIIKWFF
- a CDS encoding anti-sigma factor domain-containing protein; translation: MKGIVVEKEKEYAIVLNSKGQFLMIKNPQDLKIGYEIDIPSKRKIGIKTILAIAAAFMMVLGLSVILYSCHRHFC
- a CDS encoding type II secretion system protein; translation: MTKKMIKVIRNKNGFSLVELLIVIALLGIIAAIGFLTLTGVLNSSRQKVDYQNADLIERAIEAYMFLTEDGELKHLTNSSNDKINNGDDSEKLILILQDKIINAKNGEELEPLLVPKEGKAPSADNFATQWEEHKGYKIEIYSDNMTCDVYPVKDVNDAKININ